In Nicotiana tabacum cultivar K326 chromosome 17, ASM71507v2, whole genome shotgun sequence, one DNA window encodes the following:
- the LOC107766860 gene encoding RING-H2 finger protein ATL46-like, producing the protein MICSFAQVRSQRWVSGHTHLKNSWIQHKKDGVFTYPPPLFPPSPPSFGSSSNFHNEPNTSSSSNKISPAVLFIIVILAVLFFISGLLHLLVRFLIKHPSSSASSQSNGYPEVSTSDALQRQLQQLFHLHDSGLDQAFIDALPVFMYKEVVGPKEPFDCAVCLCEFSDKDKLRLLPTCSHAFHINCIDTWLLSNSTCPLCRGALYNPGFPIENPMFDFDEPREDDGYRGNADHEFSTSHKTIEIEEVAGAKATFPVRLGKFRKLDNGAGEGEGVGESSSSNLDARRCFSMGSYQYVVGDVNLKVALSSERKANNMNRANLVEKDPNPSIDADNEGKKIGIGRKTDSYSVSKIWLWSKRGKFASSSDFQMDDRPPSSMDLPWLRRTEGM; encoded by the coding sequence ATGATTTGTTCATTTGCTCAAGTTAGGTCACAAAGATGGGTTTCTGGTCATACCCATTTGAAAAATTCTTGGATTCAACATAAAAAAGATGGTGTCTTTACATATCCCCCTCCTCTGTTTCCCCCATCTCCTCCTTCATTTGGCTCAAGTTCTAATTTTCACAATGAACCAAACActtctagttcttccaacaaaATTAGTCCAGCTGTTCTTTTTATTATAGTAATATTAGCTGTCCTATTTTTCATATCTGGTCTACTCCACTTGCTAGTTAGATTCCTTATCAAACACCCTTCTTCTTCAGCATCATCTCAGTCTAATGGATACCCTGAAGTTTCTACTTCAGATGCTTTACAAAGACAGTTACAGCAGCTATTCCATTTACATGACTCTGGTTTGGATCAAGCATTTATTGATGCATTGCCTGTCTTTATGTACAAAGAAGTTGTGGGTCCTAAAGAGCCATTTGATTGTGCTGTTTGTTTGTGTGAATTCTCTGACAAGGACAAATTGAGATTGCTCCCTACTTGCAGCCATGCTTTTCATATCAACTGCATTGATACTTGGCTCCTCTCAAACTCAACATGCCCCCTTTGTCGAGGAGCCCTTTACAATCCCGGGTTTCCAATAGAAAATCCAATGTTTGATTTCGATGAGCCAAGAGAAGATGATGGATATCGTGGTAATGCGGATCATGAGTTCTCCACTTCTCATAAAACAATTGAAATAGAAGAAGTTGCAGGTGCTAAAGCGACCTTTCCTGTGAGACTTGGTAAGTTTCGAAAATTGGATAATGGGGCAGGGGAAGGAGAAGGTGTAGGAGAAAGCAGTAGTAGTAATTTGGATGCTAGAAGGTGCTTTTCAATGGGTTCATATCAGTATGTGGTTGGTGATGTTAATCTTAAGGTAGCCTTGAGCAGTGAACGGAAGGCAAACAATATGAATCGAGCCAATTTGGTTGAGAAGGATCCTAATCCATCAATTGACGCAGATAACGAGGGGAAAAAGATAGGTATTGGGAGAAAAACAGATAGCTATTCTGTTTCCAAGATTTGGCTATGGTCGAAAAGAGGCAAATTCGCGAGTTCTTCAGACTTTCAAATGGACGATCGACCTCCTTCTAGTATGGACTTGCCATGGCTTAGAAGAACAGAAGGCATGTAG